Proteins encoded by one window of Erysipelothrix rhusiopathiae:
- the tkt gene encoding transketolase has product MNNIENLAVNALRVLSVDAVQKANSGHPGMPLGAAPMAYTVWANHMNFNPADPKWINRDRFVLSAGHGSALLYSLLHVFGYKVSKEDLQNFRQFNSLTPGHPEYGHTDGVEATTGPLGAGLSTAVGMAMAQEHLAAKYNKDGFDVFNNFTYVISGDGCMMEGITSEASSFAGAMNLGRLIVLYDSNNITIEGSTDLSFHEDVCARYEAYGFDTFVVEDGNDIEAINAAITEAKLNLDKPSFIEIRTKIGFGTPKEGSASSHGAPIGEEGIKTFKELVNYPSLEPFYVPEEVYEHFGAIAAEGAKAQDAWNVMMDSYKNAYPELAKQLDQDFTDITVEELTNNKSLFEFENKPMATRNVSGMMINRLKDQYSNIFGGSADLAPSNMTNMNDEDSFSSQNFAGRNIHFGIREHAMAAMGNGIVLYGGLKAYVATFFVFSDFLKPMARLSSLMNLPLTYVLTHDSIGVGEDGPTHEPVEQLTMLRSLPNFYTFRPADAIETAYGWVLALTSKTTPVGLILSRQNLPQLEMSGVDALKGGYVVKDAEKIDAIIMATGSEVSLAIETAKSLEKENIGVRVVSMPCIELFEEQSNEYQESVLPSAVRARVAVEAGSSLSWGKLIGLDGAYVTLDHFGGSAPAPKLFEAFGFTVDNVSETVKSILK; this is encoded by the coding sequence ATGAATAATATTGAAAACTTAGCAGTTAATGCACTTCGTGTGTTATCTGTAGATGCAGTTCAAAAAGCAAATTCAGGTCATCCTGGAATGCCTTTAGGCGCTGCACCCATGGCATATACTGTGTGGGCAAATCATATGAACTTTAACCCTGCTGATCCTAAATGGATCAACAGAGATCGTTTTGTTCTGTCAGCAGGACATGGATCGGCACTTCTCTACTCACTACTACACGTGTTTGGATATAAGGTTTCGAAAGAAGACTTACAAAATTTCCGTCAATTTAACTCTTTAACACCAGGTCATCCAGAATATGGTCATACGGATGGCGTTGAAGCTACAACAGGTCCTTTAGGTGCCGGTTTATCAACAGCAGTTGGTATGGCAATGGCCCAAGAACACCTCGCAGCAAAATACAACAAAGACGGATTCGATGTATTCAACAACTTCACTTACGTTATTTCAGGTGATGGTTGTATGATGGAAGGAATTACAAGTGAAGCATCTTCTTTTGCAGGTGCAATGAATTTAGGTCGCTTGATTGTTCTTTATGATTCAAACAACATCACGATCGAAGGAAGTACAGATCTTTCATTCCATGAAGATGTATGTGCTCGTTATGAAGCATATGGTTTTGACACATTTGTGGTTGAAGATGGTAATGACATCGAAGCAATTAATGCTGCAATTACTGAAGCAAAATTAAACCTTGATAAACCTTCATTTATTGAAATCCGAACTAAGATTGGTTTCGGTACACCTAAAGAAGGTTCTGCCTCATCACATGGTGCTCCAATCGGTGAGGAAGGAATCAAAACATTTAAAGAACTTGTAAATTACCCAAGCCTTGAACCATTCTACGTTCCTGAAGAAGTGTACGAACACTTTGGTGCAATTGCAGCTGAAGGTGCAAAAGCACAAGATGCATGGAATGTGATGATGGATTCATATAAAAATGCTTATCCAGAATTAGCAAAACAATTGGATCAAGATTTCACAGATATTACTGTAGAAGAACTAACAAATAATAAATCATTGTTTGAATTTGAAAACAAACCAATGGCAACACGAAATGTTTCCGGTATGATGATTAATCGTCTTAAAGATCAATATTCAAATATTTTTGGAGGGTCAGCGGACTTAGCACCTTCAAATATGACAAATATGAATGATGAAGATTCATTCTCATCACAAAATTTTGCGGGACGTAATATTCATTTTGGTATTCGTGAACATGCAATGGCTGCGATGGGTAATGGTATTGTGCTTTATGGTGGACTTAAGGCTTATGTCGCAACATTCTTTGTGTTCTCAGACTTCTTAAAACCAATGGCTCGTTTAAGTTCACTTATGAACTTGCCATTAACTTACGTTTTAACTCACGATAGTATTGGTGTTGGGGAAGATGGACCTACACATGAACCGGTTGAACAACTTACAATGTTACGTTCATTACCTAACTTCTATACATTCCGTCCAGCGGATGCAATCGAAACCGCTTATGGTTGGGTTTTAGCTCTTACATCGAAAACAACACCAGTTGGGCTGATTCTTTCACGTCAAAACTTACCACAACTTGAAATGTCGGGTGTTGATGCACTTAAAGGTGGTTATGTTGTGAAAGACGCTGAAAAGATCGATGCGATTATTATGGCTACAGGATCTGAGGTTTCACTTGCAATTGAAACCGCTAAGTCTTTAGAAAAAGAAAATATCGGTGTGCGTGTTGTTTCAATGCCATGTATTGAACTTTTTGAAGAACAAAGCAACGAATATCAAGAATCTGTGCTTCCATCAGCAGTACGTGCTCGTGTTGCCGTTGAAGCAGGTTCATCTCTAAGTTGGGGTAAACTAATCGGACTTGATGGCGCTTATGTAACCTTGGATCACTTTGGTGGATCTGCACCAGCACCAAAACTCTTTGAAGCATTTGGATTCACGGTGGATAACGTATCTGAAACTGTAAAATCAATTCTTAAATAA
- a CDS encoding GNAT family N-acetyltransferase → MIRYMEIPEIDQVMEIWLQSNLEVHSFVNAAFWNDNYDNVKEMMENANIYVSVEDGVIQGFAGVTEGYYLAGIFVSKDSRNKGIGKQLLDYIKARYDELTLDVYDQNIKAQSFYKREGFVVVETHNDALVEHTMVWPETL, encoded by the coding sequence ATGATACGTTATATGGAAATTCCCGAAATAGATCAAGTCATGGAAATATGGCTACAAAGTAATTTAGAGGTTCACTCATTTGTGAATGCTGCATTTTGGAACGATAATTATGATAATGTGAAGGAAATGATGGAGAATGCGAATATCTATGTCTCAGTCGAAGACGGTGTGATTCAAGGCTTTGCAGGCGTGACGGAAGGGTATTATCTTGCAGGGATTTTTGTTTCAAAAGATTCACGTAATAAGGGTATTGGTAAGCAACTTCTTGATTATATCAAAGCACGTTATGATGAACTCACACTTGATGTGTATGATCAAAATATAAAAGCACAAAGTTTTTATAAGCGAGAGGGGTTTGTTGTGGTGGAAACCCATAATGATGCTCTGGTCGAACATACGATGGTATGGCCAGAAACCCTATAA
- the rplK gene encoding 50S ribosomal protein L11 has protein sequence MSKKVARVVKLQFPAGGAKPGPALAGVGINMPQFCTAFNDQSRDRAGDVVPVEITVFDDKSFDFVLKTTPAAILLKRAAGVKSGSATPNSNIVATISADQLREIAEYKMPDLNANSIEGAMNIVAGTARNMGIAIEGMED, from the coding sequence GTGAGTAAAAAAGTTGCAAGAGTAGTTAAACTACAATTCCCTGCCGGTGGCGCTAAACCAGGACCTGCATTAGCTGGTGTTGGTATTAACATGCCTCAATTCTGTACTGCGTTCAATGATCAAAGTAGAGATCGTGCAGGAGACGTTGTACCTGTAGAAATTACAGTATTTGATGACAAATCATTTGATTTTGTCTTAAAAACAACACCTGCTGCTATCTTATTAAAGAGAGCTGCTGGAGTTAAGAGTGGATCAGCAACACCAAATTCAAACATTGTTGCTACAATCTCAGCAGATCAATTACGTGAAATTGCTGAATATAAAATGCCCGATTTAAATGCAAATAGCATCGAAGGTGCTATGAACATCGTTGCTGGTACAGCACGTAATATGGGTATTGCTATTGAAGGAATGGAGGACTAG
- the rplA gene encoding 50S ribosomal protein L1, with protein sequence MAKKSKNVVKANELVDRSKVYSISEAIKLAKEASFAKFDETFEVSYRLNVDPRHADQQIRGAMVLPNGTGRSQKVLVVTQGAKEQEAKDAGADFVGGKEILEEIQKGWFEFDIIVATPDMMGELGKLGRVLGPKGLMPNPKTGTVTMDITKAVEEIKKGKIEYRVDKESNVNTIIGKSSFTDEALEENFNALHDVILKSRPAAVKGAFIKNLTISTSMGPGIKVSID encoded by the coding sequence ATGGCTAAAAAATCAAAAAACGTCGTTAAAGCTAATGAATTAGTGGATCGCTCAAAAGTTTACTCAATTTCTGAAGCAATCAAATTAGCAAAAGAAGCAAGTTTCGCAAAATTCGATGAAACATTCGAAGTTTCATACCGTTTAAATGTTGATCCTCGTCATGCTGATCAACAAATCCGTGGTGCAATGGTATTACCTAATGGAACAGGACGTTCACAAAAGGTATTGGTTGTAACTCAAGGCGCTAAGGAACAAGAAGCAAAAGATGCAGGAGCAGATTTTGTTGGTGGTAAAGAAATTCTTGAAGAAATCCAAAAAGGATGGTTCGAGTTTGATATTATCGTTGCTACACCAGATATGATGGGTGAGCTTGGTAAACTTGGTCGTGTATTAGGACCTAAAGGTTTAATGCCAAACCCTAAAACTGGAACAGTAACTATGGACATCACTAAAGCTGTTGAAGAAATCAAAAAAGGTAAAATCGAATACCGTGTTGATAAAGAATCAAACGTTAACACAATTATCGGTAAATCATCATTTACAGATGAAGCATTAGAAGAAAACTTTAACGCATTACATGACGTAATTCTTAAATCACGTCCAGCTGCTGTTAAGGGTGCTTTTATTAAAAACCTTACAATCTCAACATCAATGGGTCCTGGAATCAAAGTTTCAATCGACTAA
- a CDS encoding NUDIX domain-containing protein, with protein sequence MDLKFNKEYCVFVTVLIKYQNKYLFDRNLKPIQGVLQYKERIEDCAQRLVNASFHQAISNLEFMGIGESFGRDFDHAHNFVLIAEVDTLSDVGSFSIVEESHYPDEWLPFINAEEFDFYEYRNLEPGSLASKDLSYKLAEGHELTFRVSALMRSDKGILFDDAHNIVGGRQMLNETIYQALEREVKEETGYDIDDSYFVGIAEDIVELPKYHKTVHYVNLVFEVSGDFSEAVVSKVSWISEDEIDDLDMGMVEVKQIIQNM encoded by the coding sequence ATGGACTTAAAATTCAATAAAGAATACTGTGTTTTCGTTACAGTACTCATTAAATATCAAAATAAGTACTTATTTGATCGAAATCTTAAGCCGATCCAAGGCGTGTTACAGTATAAAGAACGAATTGAAGATTGTGCACAACGATTGGTTAATGCATCGTTCCATCAAGCGATTTCTAATCTAGAATTTATGGGGATTGGTGAGTCGTTTGGACGAGATTTTGATCACGCGCATAATTTTGTATTAATCGCTGAAGTAGATACTCTCAGTGATGTAGGTTCCTTCTCAATCGTTGAAGAATCTCATTACCCCGATGAGTGGCTACCATTTATAAATGCCGAGGAATTTGATTTTTATGAGTATCGTAATCTAGAGCCGGGTTCATTAGCTTCCAAAGACCTCAGTTATAAGCTCGCGGAAGGTCATGAGTTGACGTTTAGAGTGAGTGCATTAATGCGTTCTGATAAAGGGATACTCTTTGATGATGCACACAATATAGTTGGTGGGCGTCAAATGTTGAATGAGACAATATACCAAGCGCTGGAACGCGAAGTTAAGGAAGAGACCGGTTATGATATCGATGATTCTTATTTTGTCGGAATTGCGGAAGATATTGTAGAACTTCCTAAGTATCATAAAACAGTTCATTATGTGAATCTGGTTTTTGAAGTGTCAGGTGATTTTTCAGAAGCGGTTGTATCCAAAGTATCATGGATATCAGAAGATGAAATTGATGATCTTGATATGGGAATGGTTGAAGTTAAGCAAATCATTCAAAACATGTAA